A stretch of the Kroppenstedtia eburnea genome encodes the following:
- a CDS encoding D-alanyl-D-alanine carboxypeptidase family protein, producing MRLTRWLLAVWIGGVLVLLPAESLASHRPDHLELSARAAAVIDVQSGRILYEKKAGQQMRIASLTKIMTAIVAIENSDLTEKVKVKPGAVGVEGSSIYLKPGEEIPLEHLLYGLMLRSGNDAAVAIAEHVGGSVEGFVYKMNEKAEYLGLRNTHFQNPHGLDAKEHYSSAEDLARLTAYALKNPEFRKIVSTQVKTVPWPGEEWHRKWYNKNKMLRLYPGGDGVKTGFTKLSRRTLVSSATREGRQIATVTLNAPNDWEDSMRLLEYGFRHFQRVRLVKKGEEFSSGLKGRAPLEIVASRSFTYPLTEEERDRVEVRPMITYPLKKAKVSGIRVGTARIFVEGKPVGSIPLITRGESEETVWGDWFTVLASIYEQEG from the coding sequence ATGCGGTTGACACGATGGTTGCTCGCAGTGTGGATCGGAGGTGTCCTGGTACTCCTCCCTGCGGAATCCTTGGCTTCCCATCGGCCGGATCACCTGGAATTGAGTGCACGGGCCGCGGCAGTGATCGATGTCCAGTCCGGACGCATCCTGTATGAGAAAAAAGCCGGGCAACAGATGCGGATCGCCAGTCTCACCAAGATCATGACCGCGATTGTAGCCATTGAAAACAGCGATTTGACAGAAAAAGTGAAGGTGAAACCCGGGGCGGTGGGTGTGGAGGGATCCTCCATCTATCTGAAACCGGGGGAGGAAATTCCACTGGAGCACTTATTGTACGGGTTGATGTTGCGTTCAGGGAACGATGCGGCAGTGGCGATCGCAGAGCATGTCGGCGGATCGGTGGAAGGGTTCGTATATAAAATGAATGAAAAGGCGGAGTATTTGGGATTGCGGAATACTCATTTTCAAAATCCCCATGGATTGGATGCGAAGGAACACTATTCTTCAGCTGAGGATCTGGCCCGGTTGACCGCTTATGCCCTTAAAAATCCCGAATTCCGGAAAATTGTTTCCACCCAGGTGAAAACAGTTCCCTGGCCGGGTGAAGAATGGCATCGAAAATGGTACAACAAAAACAAAATGCTCCGTCTTTACCCGGGAGGGGATGGAGTGAAAACCGGTTTCACCAAACTGTCCAGGCGCACTCTTGTCTCCTCGGCCACCAGGGAGGGAAGGCAGATTGCCACGGTGACGCTGAATGCGCCGAATGATTGGGAAGATTCCATGAGGCTGTTGGAATACGGGTTTCGTCACTTTCAACGGGTGCGGTTGGTGAAAAAAGGGGAAGAATTCTCCTCCGGCCTGAAAGGGAGAGCCCCGCTGGAAATCGTGGCGTCCCGTTCTTTCACCTACCCGTTGACGGAAGAAGAGCGGGACCGGGTGGAAGTGCGCCCCATGATCACCTATCCTCTGAAAAAGGCGAAGGTGTCAGGAATCCGTGTGGGAACGGCCCGGATTTTCGTGGAAGGAAAGCCTGTCGGTTCCATCCCTTTGATCACCCGAGGTGAAAGTGAAGAGACGGTATGGGGGGATTGGTTCACGGTGTTGGCTTCCATCTATGAGCAGGAGGGATAG
- a CDS encoding nucleoside recognition domain-containing protein, giving the protein MVNYIWLFMIVSGVVAGVIQGNVDTVTEAALKGAKDGVAVCLGLISILVFWLGMMRIAQEAGLLEKLARILGPAARLLFPGVPRDHPAMGYILSNMSANLFGLGNAATPMGLKAMEELQKLNPDPKTASPAMCTLLALNTSSLTLIPTTIIGIRMEHGSAHPTEIIGTTIFATCCSTLAAILLDRWYRARWTAKG; this is encoded by the coding sequence TTGGTCAACTACATCTGGCTGTTTATGATCGTCAGCGGTGTCGTGGCCGGTGTGATTCAGGGAAATGTGGACACGGTGACGGAGGCGGCATTGAAAGGAGCGAAGGATGGAGTGGCGGTCTGTCTCGGTTTGATCAGCATCCTCGTCTTTTGGCTGGGGATGATGCGAATCGCCCAGGAAGCGGGGCTCTTGGAAAAACTGGCCCGCATTCTGGGGCCTGCGGCCCGGTTATTGTTTCCGGGGGTTCCCAGGGATCACCCCGCCATGGGATATATCCTGTCCAACATGAGCGCCAATCTCTTCGGCCTGGGGAACGCGGCCACTCCCATGGGGCTGAAGGCGATGGAAGAATTGCAGAAGTTGAATCCGGACCCCAAGACTGCATCTCCGGCCATGTGCACCTTGTTGGCTTTGAATACATCCAGTCTGACCCTGATCCCGACAACGATCATCGGGATCCGGATGGAACATGGTTCGGCACACCCCACAGAGATTATCGGGACGACGATTTTTGCCACCTGTTGTTCCACCTTGGCGGCGATTCTGTTGGATCGCTGGTATCGGGCCCGCTGGACAGCGAAGGGATAG
- a CDS encoding spore maturation protein yields the protein MLEAVSFLSNIMIPAILAFIPLYATYRRIPVYESFVEGAKEGFPTAIQLIPHLVGMMVAVSIFRETGALQFYLGLFKPLVAWIGFPEEALPLGLLRPISGSGSLAFAESIFRTHGPDSYLGRLASTMQGSTDTTLYVLTVYFGAVGIRRSLYAVKVGLFADLCGLVASWLIVTWVFGV from the coding sequence ATGCTGGAAGCTGTCTCATTCTTGTCAAATATCATGATTCCGGCCATCCTGGCCTTTATCCCTCTCTATGCCACTTACCGTAGAATACCTGTTTACGAAAGTTTTGTCGAAGGGGCCAAAGAGGGTTTTCCCACGGCAATCCAGCTGATTCCCCACTTGGTCGGGATGATGGTGGCGGTATCCATTTTCAGAGAAACAGGAGCCCTTCAGTTTTATCTCGGGCTGTTTAAACCCCTGGTCGCTTGGATCGGCTTTCCGGAAGAGGCGCTCCCCCTCGGTCTGTTGCGACCGATTTCGGGTTCCGGTTCCCTGGCTTTTGCCGAGAGTATCTTTCGTACCCACGGTCCCGACTCCTATCTGGGTCGGCTGGCCTCCACCATGCAGGGAAGCACCGATACCACCTTGTATGTATTGACGGTCTATTTCGGCGCAGTGGGCATCCGTCGCTCCCTCTATGCGGTGAAAGTGGGTCTGTTCGCCGATTTGTGCGGACTGGTGGCCTCCTGGTTGATCGTGACCTGGGTGTTCGGAGTGTGA
- a CDS encoding pseudouridine synthase, producing MERLQKVMARAGVASRRKSEEWILSGKVRVNGKTVTQLGTRVDPERDRIEVEGRLIRPEQKRYFLFYKPKGVITSLSDPDGRPVVTDWFREVEERVYPVGRLDYDTEGLLLLTNDGELTHGLAHPRHEVDKVYQATVKGIPAKKSLRRLETGVKLTDGWTAPAKVRMLRSGKEQACLELTIHEGRNRQVRRMCEAVGHPVVHLVRVQLAFLTLSGLQPGEYRELSKEEIRRLKELL from the coding sequence ATGGAACGGTTGCAAAAGGTGATGGCCCGGGCAGGGGTTGCCTCCCGGCGGAAGAGTGAGGAATGGATCCTCAGCGGGAAAGTCCGGGTGAATGGGAAGACAGTGACTCAGCTGGGGACCCGGGTGGATCCCGAGCGGGACCGGATCGAAGTGGAGGGCCGTCTGATCCGACCGGAGCAGAAGCGCTATTTTCTCTTTTACAAACCGAAGGGGGTTATCACCAGTTTGTCCGACCCGGATGGGCGACCGGTGGTGACGGACTGGTTTCGCGAGGTGGAAGAGAGGGTATACCCCGTGGGACGTCTCGACTATGATACAGAAGGGCTCCTTCTGCTGACCAACGATGGGGAGTTGACCCATGGGTTGGCTCATCCCCGCCACGAAGTGGACAAGGTCTACCAGGCGACGGTGAAGGGGATCCCCGCAAAAAAATCCCTCCGCCGTTTGGAGACGGGGGTGAAACTGACCGACGGCTGGACCGCTCCCGCCAAAGTCCGCATGCTGCGGAGCGGGAAAGAACAGGCCTGCCTGGAGCTGACCATTCATGAGGGGAGAAACCGGCAGGTGAGACGAATGTGTGAGGCGGTGGGTCATCCCGTGGTACACTTGGTTCGCGTCCAACTGGCATTTCTCACTCTGTCAGGCCTCCAACCGGGGGAATACCGGGAGTTGAGCAAAGAAGAAATCCGGCGGTTGAAAGAACTTCTGTAA
- the resB gene encoding cytochrome c biogenesis protein ResB, with amino-acid sequence MINNTKCDCGHNNPVGTVLCEHCGKPLDEKGDSDRPLEMRYEGKARRSQTQKATLFDRIWNFFSSVKVAIWLILITLVVSILGTLLPQEQYIPSNRPEIYYSETYGFWGEVFYRLGLSNLYESPVYIALLASIGISLVVCSLDRVIPLYKALTHQKVVKNIRFINRQRVSRTETVPESDKETLLDRLAESLSQKHYRIRREGDSILAEKGRFSRWGPYINHIGLILFLVGILLRHTVPGWYLDKYVYVREGETKKLPELNYYVKNVKATAELYDPKEMPESDKSQPTVKKYETRLILYEKDHETGKLRELKRGTAIVNHSFKYDDLELFQSDFTTETQAIQLNVKDKQKNRNLDTFKVDLFDPAPKYQLKNGIHIDILDYFPDFVMEGNRPATKSETPNRPAFIFSVDAPDLKKPEVSWMISGTNLDDINRKNRYTMELKGLETANVSGLMIRVDKGLPIIFLGGIISMIGLVMGFFWNHRRVWIRWQDGHLHVGAHTNKNWFGLRRELEQATEKTDLPLSFSTDRRQEVD; translated from the coding sequence ATGATCAACAATACCAAGTGTGATTGCGGACACAACAACCCCGTCGGTACGGTTTTGTGCGAGCATTGCGGGAAACCGCTGGATGAAAAGGGAGATTCCGACCGTCCTTTGGAGATGCGTTACGAAGGGAAAGCCCGACGATCACAGACTCAGAAGGCCACACTCTTTGATCGGATCTGGAACTTCTTCTCTTCGGTCAAGGTGGCCATCTGGCTGATTCTGATTACCCTGGTCGTCTCCATTCTGGGCACGTTGTTACCCCAGGAGCAGTACATTCCGTCCAACCGGCCCGAGATCTACTACTCCGAGACGTATGGATTCTGGGGGGAAGTTTTCTACCGGCTGGGTTTGTCCAACTTATATGAGTCCCCTGTCTATATCGCCTTGTTGGCCAGTATCGGCATCTCATTGGTGGTTTGCAGTCTGGACCGGGTGATTCCCCTGTATAAAGCGTTGACCCATCAGAAAGTGGTCAAAAATATCCGGTTTATCAACCGGCAGCGGGTGAGCCGGACGGAGACCGTACCCGAGTCGGACAAGGAAACCCTTCTGGATCGACTGGCGGAGAGCTTAAGTCAGAAACATTACCGGATTCGCCGGGAAGGGGATTCCATCCTGGCGGAGAAAGGCAGGTTCAGCCGTTGGGGTCCCTATATCAACCACATCGGCCTGATTCTGTTCCTGGTTGGGATTCTTCTGCGACACACCGTACCGGGCTGGTATTTGGATAAATATGTATATGTGCGGGAGGGGGAGACGAAAAAACTGCCGGAGCTGAACTATTATGTCAAAAATGTGAAGGCGACGGCGGAGTTGTATGACCCGAAGGAGATGCCCGAGTCGGACAAGAGCCAGCCCACCGTGAAAAAGTATGAAACGCGTCTCATCCTGTATGAGAAGGATCATGAGACCGGTAAACTCCGTGAGCTGAAGCGGGGGACGGCCATTGTCAACCATTCCTTCAAATATGATGATCTGGAGCTTTTCCAATCAGATTTCACCACGGAAACCCAGGCGATCCAGCTCAATGTGAAGGACAAGCAAAAAAATCGAAATCTGGATACGTTCAAGGTGGATCTGTTTGATCCGGCGCCGAAGTACCAACTGAAAAACGGGATCCATATCGATATTCTCGACTATTTTCCGGATTTTGTGATGGAGGGGAACCGTCCCGCAACCAAATCGGAAACCCCCAACCGACCTGCCTTCATCTTTTCCGTGGACGCTCCGGATTTGAAAAAACCGGAGGTCTCCTGGATGATCTCCGGGACCAACCTGGACGATATCAATCGTAAAAACCGTTACACCATGGAATTGAAAGGCTTGGAGACGGCCAATGTGTCGGGATTGATGATCCGGGTGGACAAAGGGTTGCCGATCATTTTCCTGGGAGGGATCATCTCCATGATCGGTTTGGTGATGGGATTTTTCTGGAACCACCGCAGGGTGTGGATCCGCTGGCAGGATGGACACCTCCACGTCGGAGCCCATACAAACAAGAATTGGTTCGGTCTGAGGCGGGAGCTGGAGCAGGCCACGGAAAAAACGGATCTGCCGCTGTCTTTCAGTACCGATCGACGTCAGGAGGTTGATTGA
- the ccsB gene encoding c-type cytochrome biogenesis protein CcsB — protein MVQVMEYALLGAFLFYLFATIAFVTAVTGKGSRVGKEAHTRLWGNWGISLTIIGVALHLVFIVTRVLLGGHFTSNMFEFTAFLCFTIVAAFIVLFFIYRSVTLGAFAMPVAMLMVAYAAVFPKDVEPLIPALQSYWLHVHVTTVAVGQGALAVGFVAGLIYLIRWVGMDRNSKTAVWLEVIMVTILMVAGFVITFFVFSVTDYQATIQHTAEGQSLVQEYDLPPIAGPHNGKVVQMDSFLGMNNPLFEVPSWMKGAEAAKKFNSVLWSVLSGLVLYALLRLLLRKRVYELLYPLVKSLDLEKVDEISYRAIAIGFPIFTLGGLVFAMIWAHEAWGRFWGWDPKETWALITWLYYSGYLHLRLSRGWHGLKSSWLAVGGFAVIMFNLIAINLVFAGLHSYA, from the coding sequence ATGGTGCAAGTGATGGAATACGCTCTCCTGGGGGCCTTCCTCTTCTATCTGTTCGCCACCATCGCTTTTGTGACGGCGGTGACAGGGAAGGGCTCGCGGGTCGGTAAAGAGGCCCACACCCGGCTCTGGGGCAACTGGGGAATTAGCCTGACCATCATCGGGGTGGCTCTCCATCTGGTGTTTATCGTGACCCGGGTGTTGTTGGGCGGTCACTTTACCAGCAACATGTTTGAATTTACGGCGTTTCTTTGCTTTACGATCGTGGCCGCGTTTATCGTGCTTTTTTTCATCTATCGAAGTGTGACCCTCGGAGCCTTCGCCATGCCGGTGGCCATGTTGATGGTGGCTTATGCGGCAGTCTTCCCCAAAGATGTGGAACCTTTGATCCCGGCACTGCAGAGTTATTGGTTGCATGTCCATGTCACTACGGTGGCCGTGGGTCAAGGAGCCTTGGCAGTCGGCTTCGTCGCGGGTTTGATCTATCTCATCCGCTGGGTGGGGATGGATCGGAACAGCAAGACGGCGGTCTGGTTGGAAGTGATTATGGTTACGATTCTGATGGTGGCAGGCTTTGTCATCACATTCTTTGTCTTCTCGGTCACAGACTATCAAGCAACCATCCAACATACCGCAGAAGGGCAGTCGCTGGTTCAGGAGTATGACTTGCCGCCGATTGCAGGCCCCCATAACGGTAAGGTCGTCCAGATGGACTCCTTCCTCGGCATGAACAATCCGCTGTTTGAGGTTCCCTCCTGGATGAAGGGGGCAGAGGCCGCCAAAAAATTCAACTCTGTGCTTTGGTCGGTTCTCTCGGGACTGGTCTTGTACGCTCTGTTGCGGTTGCTTCTCAGGAAACGGGTCTATGAATTGTTGTATCCGTTGGTGAAAAGCCTCGATCTGGAGAAGGTGGACGAAATCAGCTACCGGGCGATTGCCATCGGATTTCCGATCTTCACCCTGGGCGGTCTTGTCTTTGCCATGATTTGGGCTCATGAAGCTTGGGGGCGGTTCTGGGGCTGGGATCCCAAAGAGACCTGGGCTCTGATCACTTGGCTCTATTACAGCGGTTATCTTCATCTCCGGCTGTCCCGGGGATGGCACGGGTTGAAATCTTCCTGGCTGGCGGTGGGTGGATTTGCCGTGATTATGTTCAACTTGATCGCGATCAACCTGGTGTTCGCAGGTCTTCACTCCTATGCTTGA
- a CDS encoding alpha/beta hydrolase → MNHTTFTFTSDGKDQLQIVANRWEPDAPARAAVQIAHGMAEHIDRYDAFAKSLVQQGFVVYGNDHRGHGRTAGEEDRGWFAEENGFEQVVQDLHRLTQIIHREQPGLPLFLFGHSMGSFLARRIIQLHGDEYQGVILCGTGGDPGWVGKLGLGLASREVRKKGSRTPSPMMAKLVTGGFNRKLRPRRTEADWLSRDEEEVDQYLADPLCGGVLTAGFYRDLLAGLILIHRKENMELTPKSLPILLIAGEDDPVGDFGKGVRRVAEGYRRAGIKDLTCKLYPGARHELLKELNREEVVQDLIDWLEERVK, encoded by the coding sequence ATGAACCATACCACCTTCACCTTTACCTCAGATGGGAAAGATCAGTTGCAGATTGTTGCGAACCGGTGGGAACCGGATGCTCCGGCCCGGGCCGCGGTGCAGATTGCCCATGGGATGGCGGAGCATATCGACAGATATGATGCTTTTGCCAAGTCCTTGGTGCAACAGGGATTTGTTGTATACGGCAATGACCACCGGGGCCACGGTCGGACGGCGGGAGAAGAAGACAGGGGGTGGTTTGCCGAGGAGAATGGATTTGAACAGGTGGTTCAGGATCTGCATCGATTGACACAGATCATTCACCGGGAACAACCGGGGCTTCCTCTTTTTCTGTTCGGGCACAGCATGGGATCATTTTTGGCCCGGAGAATCATTCAGCTTCACGGTGATGAGTATCAGGGAGTCATCTTATGCGGTACCGGCGGGGATCCCGGCTGGGTGGGGAAACTGGGGCTGGGCCTCGCCAGCCGGGAAGTGAGGAAAAAGGGGAGTCGGACACCCAGTCCCATGATGGCCAAATTGGTGACGGGCGGGTTTAATCGCAAGCTTCGTCCCCGGCGCACGGAGGCGGACTGGTTGAGTCGGGATGAGGAGGAGGTGGATCAATATCTGGCAGATCCCCTCTGCGGCGGTGTGCTTACCGCCGGTTTTTATCGTGACTTGCTGGCAGGTCTGATCCTGATCCATCGGAAAGAAAACATGGAGTTGACTCCGAAGAGCCTTCCGATCTTGCTGATCGCCGGGGAGGATGACCCCGTGGGTGATTTTGGGAAAGGGGTCCGCCGGGTGGCTGAAGGGTATCGACGGGCAGGTATCAAGGATCTCACATGCAAGCTGTATCCCGGTGCCCGGCACGAGTTGTTAAAGGAGTTGAACAGAGAAGAAGTGGTTCAAGATCTGATTGACTGGTTGGAAGAACGTGTGAAATGA
- a CDS encoding response regulator transcription factor yields MEKQERILVVDDEDRIRRLLRMYLEREGYLIDEAEDGETALKKGLEIDYDLILLDLMLPGMDGVDVCRELRNKKATPVIMLTARGEETNRVEGFEAGTDDYVVKPFSPRELVHRVKAVLRRSSATAFLSTETETHNVIVFPELTIDHDAHEVRAGGTEVSLTPKEYELLHYLASSPDKVFTREELLRDVWNYEFFGDLRTVDTHIKRLREKLNRASPKAAAMIHTVWGVGYKLEVPKD; encoded by the coding sequence GTGGAAAAACAGGAACGTATTTTGGTTGTGGATGATGAGGACCGGATCCGCCGTCTGCTTCGCATGTACCTGGAGCGGGAAGGTTACTTGATCGATGAAGCGGAAGACGGTGAGACGGCCCTGAAAAAAGGGTTGGAAATCGATTATGATCTGATTTTACTCGATTTGATGTTGCCCGGTATGGATGGTGTGGATGTATGCCGGGAGCTTCGGAATAAAAAGGCGACACCGGTGATTATGCTGACGGCCCGGGGAGAGGAGACCAACCGGGTGGAAGGCTTCGAGGCGGGCACGGATGATTATGTGGTCAAGCCCTTCAGCCCGCGGGAACTGGTGCACCGGGTGAAGGCGGTTCTCCGGCGTTCCTCGGCAACAGCTTTTCTGTCTACGGAGACGGAGACCCACAATGTGATTGTCTTTCCCGAGTTAACCATTGATCACGATGCCCATGAAGTACGGGCCGGCGGGACGGAAGTTTCCCTCACTCCAAAGGAGTATGAGTTGCTCCATTATCTGGCGTCTTCTCCCGATAAGGTGTTCACGCGGGAAGAGTTGTTGCGGGACGTCTGGAACTACGAGTTTTTCGGTGATCTGAGGACAGTGGACACCCACATCAAGCGGTTGCGGGAAAAATTGAACCGTGCCTCTCCCAAAGCAGCCGCCATGATTCATACGGTTTGGGGAGTCGGCTATAAGCTTGAGGTGCCCAAAGATTGA
- a CDS encoding HAMP domain-containing histidine kinase, whose protein sequence is MIWRSVVGKLWLTIIGLVTLVLLILTLFLMEQILSTYYEAELDNMNALAREVHDTLQGPETHGRAEYLRSVLKVAELNETYTIILGPDGSVQPLASPKVPDIPWRDILEQTEIDKVFRGEPASLRTRVIVGDKGSSPFPLFKDEVMLVALPLKKGEKVTGAVVMYRTQGQLSENEIKKVILYAALIGIFLTTIFAFFLSSRITQPLIQMKRGAERMARGEFSARVPVRSHERDEIGDLAVAFNRMAGQLEESIQALSREKEQLASILRSMADGVITLDAKGHVIVTNPPAEKFLSDWREEGGGSLWPSPLEQFFHQVLEGEREVFGDIDVHGRTWALVMAPLYAGPDEIRGAVAVLRDVTEERRMDKLRKDFVANVSHELRTPLSMLQGYSEALLDDIAASPEDQREITRVIHDESLRMGRLVRELLDLARMEAGHIRLEPSTVHVPELIRRVYRKFQAIAREEKVALQVDLPDGMDPVQWDEDKVEQVLTNLTDNAIRHTPEGGRVTLRALFAEKGVQLIVEDTGSGIPQEDLPFVFERFYKADKARTRGQGGTGLGLAIVKHIAEAHAGSVSVKSKEGEGTRFTVQLPVKTPIEKEQS, encoded by the coding sequence TTGATCTGGCGCAGTGTGGTCGGGAAGTTGTGGTTGACCATCATCGGTTTGGTCACTTTGGTTCTTCTCATTCTCACTTTGTTTCTGATGGAGCAGATTTTGTCCACGTATTACGAAGCGGAACTGGACAATATGAATGCGCTGGCCCGGGAGGTGCACGACACTTTGCAGGGGCCGGAGACCCACGGCCGGGCGGAGTATCTTCGCTCGGTTTTAAAAGTGGCGGAGCTGAATGAGACCTATACCATCATCCTCGGGCCGGACGGTTCCGTGCAGCCACTGGCCTCCCCCAAGGTTCCCGATATTCCATGGCGGGACATCCTGGAACAGACGGAGATCGACAAAGTGTTTCGCGGGGAACCTGCCTCCCTGCGAACGCGGGTGATTGTCGGTGATAAAGGGAGCTCCCCCTTTCCTCTGTTTAAAGATGAAGTGATGTTGGTGGCTCTCCCTCTGAAAAAAGGGGAAAAGGTGACCGGCGCGGTGGTGATGTACCGGACCCAGGGCCAGTTATCGGAAAACGAGATCAAGAAAGTGATCCTCTATGCAGCCTTGATCGGTATTTTTTTAACCACGATCTTTGCCTTCTTCCTGTCGAGCCGAATCACTCAGCCGCTGATCCAGATGAAGCGGGGAGCGGAACGAATGGCCCGGGGAGAGTTCTCGGCCCGGGTTCCCGTCCGCTCCCATGAGCGGGATGAGATCGGTGATCTGGCAGTGGCTTTCAACCGGATGGCAGGTCAGTTGGAAGAGTCGATTCAAGCTCTGTCCAGGGAGAAGGAGCAGCTGGCCAGTATCCTTCGCAGCATGGCGGACGGGGTGATCACTCTGGATGCCAAGGGACATGTGATTGTCACCAACCCTCCTGCGGAGAAATTTTTGTCCGATTGGCGGGAGGAAGGGGGGGGATCACTATGGCCCTCGCCGCTGGAACAGTTTTTCCATCAGGTTCTCGAAGGAGAGAGGGAAGTCTTCGGGGATATCGATGTACACGGAAGGACCTGGGCACTGGTGATGGCCCCCCTGTATGCCGGTCCGGATGAGATCCGGGGAGCGGTGGCAGTATTGCGGGATGTGACCGAAGAGCGAAGGATGGATAAACTGCGGAAGGATTTTGTGGCCAACGTCTCCCATGAATTGAGAACCCCATTATCGATGTTGCAAGGGTACAGTGAGGCTCTGCTGGACGATATTGCCGCTTCTCCGGAGGATCAGCGGGAGATCACCCGGGTGATTCACGATGAATCCCTCCGCATGGGTCGTCTGGTGAGAGAACTGCTGGATCTCGCCCGGATGGAGGCGGGTCATATTCGTCTCGAGCCCTCGACGGTCCATGTTCCGGAATTGATCCGGCGAGTGTATCGCAAGTTCCAGGCGATTGCCAGGGAAGAAAAGGTGGCGTTGCAGGTGGATCTTCCCGACGGGATGGATCCCGTTCAGTGGGATGAGGATAAAGTGGAGCAGGTGTTGACCAATCTGACGGACAATGCCATCCGGCACACACCGGAAGGGGGCCGGGTCACACTGAGAGCGCTGTTTGCCGAAAAAGGGGTTCAACTGATTGTGGAGGATACGGGAAGTGGGATTCCCCAAGAAGATCTCCCCTTCGTCTTTGAACGCTTCTACAAGGCGGACAAGGCGCGAACACGGGGACAGGGAGGAACCGGACTCGGGTTGGCGATTGTCAAACATATCGCCGAGGCCCATGCCGGCTCGGTCAGTGTCAAGAGCAAGGAAGGGGAGGGCACGCGCTTTACAGTGCAGCTGCCTGTGAAAACCCCGATAGAGAAGGAGCAATCGTGA
- a CDS encoding SDR family oxidoreductase, giving the protein MADLQGKTAIITGGSKGLGAVLARRFARGGAQVVAAARSTDALEKLAGEFPDHIIPFTCNITQADQVKSLIDSTVNRFGKLDILVNNAGVGRFDRIPELSEEDWDLMMAVNLKGPFLASKFAIPHLIPTKGHIVNVSSVAGTVAFPGGGGYCASKFGLMALSDVLTQELKKHEVKVNTICPGSIQTEFSGNPKSYSLTAEQVTEAIWHMVTAPEGVIYNQVIMRPQVPSQMQK; this is encoded by the coding sequence GTGGCGGATCTGCAAGGAAAGACAGCCATTATCACCGGCGGCAGCAAAGGACTGGGGGCCGTTCTGGCCCGCCGTTTTGCCCGGGGGGGAGCCCAAGTCGTGGCCGCCGCCCGCAGTACGGATGCATTGGAGAAACTGGCCGGGGAATTTCCCGATCACATCATCCCTTTCACCTGCAACATCACCCAGGCCGATCAGGTGAAATCCCTGATCGACTCCACCGTGAATCGGTTTGGAAAGCTGGACATCCTGGTGAACAATGCCGGGGTGGGACGTTTTGACCGGATTCCGGAGCTGTCGGAAGAAGACTGGGATCTGATGATGGCGGTCAATCTGAAGGGGCCTTTCCTCGCCTCCAAATTCGCCATCCCTCATCTCATCCCAACCAAGGGACATATCGTCAATGTTTCCAGTGTTGCCGGAACAGTTGCTTTTCCCGGCGGCGGCGGATACTGTGCCTCCAAGTTTGGACTGATGGCCCTCTCCGATGTTCTCACCCAGGAATTGAAGAAGCATGAAGTCAAAGTCAACACCATCTGCCCCGGTTCGATCCAGACGGAGTTCTCCGGGAACCCGAAATCCTACTCCCTCACTGCCGAGCAGGTGACAGAAGCAATCTGGCATATGGTGACCGCTCCGGAGGGTGTGATCTACAACCAAGTGATCATGCGACCCCAGGTACCATCCCAGATGCAAAAATGA